One segment of Carya illinoinensis cultivar Pawnee chromosome 1, C.illinoinensisPawnee_v1, whole genome shotgun sequence DNA contains the following:
- the LOC122283091 gene encoding uncharacterized protein LOC122283091, with the protein MPKVRRMRALPADQARASCYPNSSMNIEQHKLEEQLGSAVDVKEWGEARCPICMEHPHNAVLLKCSAHEKGCRPYMCNTSYRHSNCLDQFCKSFAPHASITLLQEIPFTNSAFRRGEHGLDPGQARQCGSQLQPKLVCPLCRGEIYGYRIVEPARKFMNSRARSCSSEMCDFSGTYSELRKHARSEHPSVIPSEVDPMRRSDWTRLERERDLEDVLSSLHPEFVEESSEENTLSAEFSGWMSSILEAMFRTLGLSLMVHLSDVSSDREQMHNRRSERTSRADYDMEASTLAGRSTDLSSEGMPRQTTRWAHEDASAATRRGNNFSSVRVRQTPEWSSENTSRFWPSQSRSSFTSSGRPRFRQMHGHSPRSVHRFTRYPRRSTDNTAPHSRRLRWRDERWSPYNSQR; encoded by the coding sequence ATGCCAAAGGTCAGAAGAATGCGAGCCTTGCCTGCTGATCAGGCAAGGGCATCTTGTTACCCTAATAGCTCCATGAACATTGAGCAACATAAATTGGAAGAACAATTGGGATCAGCTGTCGATGTTAAAGAATGGGGGGAGGCTAGGTGCCCAATCTGTATGGAACATCCTCATAATGCTGTTCTTCTAAAGTGTTCTGCCCATGAGAAGGGTTGCCGCCCTTACATGTGCAACACCAGTTATCGGCACTCCAATTGTCTTGATCAGTTCTGTAAGTCATTTGCTCCACATGCCTCCATAACACTACTCCAAGAAATTCCTTTCACAAACTCAGCCTTTCGCAGAGGGGAACATGGGTTGGACCCTGGGCAAGCAAGACAGTGTGGGAGCCAATTGCAGCCAAAGCTTGTCTGCCCTCTTTGTCGGGGAGAGATCTATGGGTATCGTATTGTAGAGCCAGCTCGtaaattcatgaattccagagCAAGGAGTTGTTCCTCTGAGATGTGTGATTTTAGTGGGACCTACTCAGAACTCAGGAAGCATGCAAGGTCTGAACACCCATCTGTCATACCATCAGAGGTCGACCCCATGCGACGAAGTGATTGGACAAGGTTGGAACGGGAAAGGGACTTGGAGGATGTCCTTAGCTCACTTCATCCAGAGTTTGTGGAAGAGAGCAGTGAAGAAAACACTCTATCGGCAGAGTTCAGTGGGTGGATGTCTTCCATTTTGGAGGCCATGTTTCGTACTCTTGGGCTCTCCCTCATGGTTCATCTCTCGGATGTTTCAAGTGATAGAGAACAGATGCACAATAGGAGATCTGAGAGAACATCGAGGGCAGATTATGATATGGAGGCCAGTACCCTTGCTGGAAGGAGCACTGATTTGTCCTCAGAGGGTATGCCTAGGCAAACCACTCGATGGGCTCATGAAGATGCTAGTGCTGCTACCAGGCGAGGCAACAATTTTTCATCAGTGCGTGTGCGACAAACGCCGGAGTGGTCATCAGAAAATACTTCCCGTTTCTGGCCATCTCAGAGCAGGTCCTCTTTTACCTCATCTGGTAGGCCCCGCTTCCGTCAAATGCATGGGCATTCACCAAGGAGTGTTCACAGGTTTACACGATATCCTAGGCGGTCAACAGATAATACAGCACCCCATTCCCGACGGTTGCGATGGAGGGATGAAAGATGGTCACCGTACAATAGCCAGCGCTAG
- the LOC122283123 gene encoding ABA-inducible protein PHV A1-like isoform X2, with the protein MGAMREKAEAVKEKTHDTAEAAKDKTSSAAESAKESKDQTGSYLSEKTGAAKEKASEASESAKQKAQEAAEAAGEKAQAGKEKTAGIIQQTGERVKNMARSAADAVKNTVGMGKDGDDAEDHNNSPHNNEG; encoded by the coding sequence ATGGGTGCTATGAGGGAGAAGGCCGAAGCGGTAAAGGAGAAGACCCATGATACGGCTGAAGCTGCCAAAGACAAGACCTCGAGCGCAGCCGAGTCTGCGAAAGAGTCCAAGGACCAAACCGGAAGCTACCTCTCTGAGAAGACCGGGGCCGCAAAGGAAAAGGCCTCCGAAGCCTCGGAGTCAGCCAAGCAGAAGGCTCAGGAGGCAGCAGAGGCCGCCGGCGAGAAGGCGCAGGCCGGAAAGGAAAAGACCGCTGGAATAATCCAACAGACCGGGGAGCGTGTGAAGAACATGGCCCGAAGTGCGGCCGATGCGGTGAAGAATACCGTTGGCATGGGCAAAGATGGCGATGATGCTGAGGATCATAATAATAGCCCTCATAATAACGAgggataa
- the LOC122283123 gene encoding late embryogenesis abundant protein 2-like isoform X1, with protein MASHDQSYRAGETKGQDEEKANQTMGAMREKAEAVKEKTHDTAEAAKDKTSSAAESAKESKDQTGSYLSEKTGAAKEKASEASESAKQKAQEAAEAAGEKAQAGKEKTAGIIQQTGERVKNMARSAADAVKNTVGMGKDGDDAEDHNNSPHNNEG; from the exons ATGGCATCCCATGATCAGAGTTATCGAGCTGGTGAAACCAAGGGCCAAGATGAG GAGAAAGCCAACCAGACGATGGGTGCTATGAGGGAGAAGGCCGAAGCGGTAAAGGAGAAGACCCATGATACGGCTGAAGCTGCCAAAGACAAGACCTCGAGCGCAGCCGAGTCTGCGAAAGAGTCCAAGGACCAAACCGGAAGCTACCTCTCTGAGAAGACCGGGGCCGCAAAGGAAAAGGCCTCCGAAGCCTCGGAGTCAGCCAAGCAGAAGGCTCAGGAGGCAGCAGAGGCCGCCGGCGAGAAGGCGCAGGCCGGAAAGGAAAAGACCGCTGGAATAATCCAACAGACCGGGGAGCGTGTGAAGAACATGGCCCGAAGTGCGGCCGATGCGGTGAAGAATACCGTTGGCATGGGCAAAGATGGCGATGATGCTGAGGATCATAATAATAGCCCTCATAATAACGAgggataa
- the LOC122283107 gene encoding WD repeat-containing protein 43, with translation MPMPAMKRKKKSRGEAVDGVLVNEEDPNEPTMGEKLASLNLTENDKSKSDGAKIDDDKSGDERPEPSSLLEQPPSADSVQVLLKQALRADDRALLLDCLYNRDEKVIAKSVSLLNPADVLKLLQSLVSIIQSRGAILACALPWLKSVLLQHASGITSQESSLLALNSLFQLIESRVSTFESAIQLSSCLDILYTGVVDDEVDENGTTVPVVFEDKDESDEEESEDAMETDQDREDEEASDEAFDGVDDIEGSDGMTD, from the exons ATGCCGATGCCGgcaatgaagaggaagaagaaaa GTCGGGGAGAGGCGGTGGATGGAGTCCTTGTTAACGAGGAGGACCCGAACGAACCCACCATGGGAGAGAAGCTCGCGAGTCTGAATCTGACAGAGAATGATAAATCCAAGAGTGATGGTGCCAAGATTGATGATGACAAGAGCGGAGACGAACGGCCAGAGCCATCTTCTCTGCTAGAGCAGCCTCCGAGTGCGGACTCCGTTCAAGTGCTGCTTAAGCAGGCGTTACGTGCCGACGACCGTGCGCTCTTGTTGGATTGCTTGTACAACCGAGACGAGAAG GTTATTGCGAAGTCAGTTTCTTTGCTGAATCCGGCGGATGTTCTCAAGCTTTTGCAGTCTCTGGTTTCGATTATTCAGTCAag GGGTGCAATTTTGGCATGTGCACTTCCATGGCTAAAAAGTGTACTTCTTCAACATGCAAGTGGAATAACGTCCCAGGAATCTTCTTTACTTGCCCTAAATTCTTTATTCCAG CTCATAGAATCGCGAGTCTCAACTTTTGAATCAGCTATTCAACTATCCAGTTGCTTGGACATCCTATACACAGGG GTTGTTGATGACGAGGTAGATGAGAATGGCACCACGGTGCCTGTAGTTTTTGAGGACAAggatgaaagtgatgaagaggaATCTGAGGATGCTATGGAAACTGATCAAGATAGAGAAGATGAGGAAGCATCAGATGAAGCATTTGATGGTGTTGATGACATTGAGGGAAGTGATGGCATGACCGATTGA